Below is a genomic region from Rhizobium sp. 9140.
GTGGGACCGTTCCAGCGTGCCGCATGTCGTTTCCGCCATACAAGCATCGCCGCCGTCTCGACGGATGTGATCTTTCCTCGCGACCGATGAAGGTTCGAGGCATCTCGCATCCGTTCTTCCCTCCGGCGCATTCGCCGGGCTTGATCTCCCATCACGGCTCTCGCCGCCGACCGACGACCCGTCGGGGCCGTCCGAGGTTCAATATCGCCCTCAACCTAAAGATGCAGTTTCTCGTTCCCGTACGGCGAACCGGACAGGGTGAGGCAAGCTTTCAGCTGATGGAAAATTGTGATGTCCACCCCAGTTCAAGACGTGTGGAGGCTGAACGGACCCTTGTCAGGACCTGCTGCCGACATCGAAAACTCGCTGTCCCACGTCTCTTGCTGAAAGCATTTAGGCAGGATCATGACCCAAGATCAATCGCCATTTTTACGGCCCGCGAGGCCTTGCCCGTTGACTCTCAGGCAGCGTTTTGCAACTGCCCGAAGCCGCCTTTTGAGAATCGCAGTCGAATCAAAGGCTTTGTTTTTGAGGGGTCCAAAGCCGCCTCGAAAAGCAAGAAAAATAAAAAATCGCTTGACTCAGATTCCCTCTGAAGGCCCCGTCTTATATGAGGCCGTTCTGTCACAAACTTTCGCAAGCCGTTGTTAATATGGGGAATATCTGGTCACACGCATGACATGAAGTCGTCACGGGGCTCGATTGGCCGGAAAAGCCGGCGTACGAATCGAAATGGCCCGGTCGATGACCGGGCCGCTCTCTCAGCAGATGAAACGATGAAGCTTAAGCCGACAGTGCGTTGACGCGGCTGGCCAGGCGCGAGACCTTGCGCGATGCCGTATTGGCATGCACGACGCCCTTGCTGGCAGCGCGCATCAGTTCGGGCTGTGCAACGCGCAGGGCTTCCTGGGCAACGGTCTGGTCGCCGGACGCGATGGCTTCTTCGACCTTGCGGAGGAAGTTGCGAACGCGCGAGCGGCGCGACTTGTTGATCTCGGTGCGACGGGCGATCTTGCGGGTCGCTTTTTTCGCCGAAGTTGTATTGGCCATGGGTTTCTCTCTTCAGATTCTGACAAGCACCTCCGCCTCGCCGTGTCGGGTCACTGCGACCTGTCATCCAAGCTCTTCGGAGGCAATAGCGAGAAACCTGCAACGTGGCTTCCCAAACTGTGGGCGCCGTATAGACGCAAACGCCCATTTCGTCAACGCGCTATTTCAAGCGGCATCGACAGCGGATATGCAAGGTTGCCGCTACACCTGACACGAAGCGCAGTGGAATGTCGAGCGTCCCGCCTGCGGGATCCGCGCGATGATGCCGCCGCAGCCCGGTCGTGCACAGGGTTTGCCTTCGCGGTCGTAGACGGCGAAGGTGTGCTGGAAGTAGCCGAGCGAGCCGTCCGTCTGGATATGGTCGCGCAGCGACGACCCACCGGCCGCGATCGCATCGGCGATGACGGCCCGTATCGCCTCCGTCAGCACGACCAGCGGCGCGCGCGGCCGCCCTTTGGCGTCCACCAGCTTTCCCGAGGCTTTCAGCGGCGACAGTCGCGCCCGCCAGAGCGCCTCGCAGACATAGATATTGCCGAGCCCGGCGATGACCCTCTGGTCGAGCAGCGTCGATTTCAACGGCTGCGCCTTGCCGGCAAAGCGCGCGGCGAGATAGGCGGCATCGAGCCGGTTGCCGGTCGGCTCCTCGCCGAGCTGCCGGAAGAAGGCATGGGCCGCCAACGTCTCGCGCGGTCCGATATCCATGAAGCCGAACCGGCGCGGATCGTTGTAGATCACCTGCACCGGCCCTTTGTCCGCCAGAAGATGAAGGACGACATGGTCGTGCCGCTCGTCCTTGCCCCTGATATGATGAAAGTCGCCCGGCGTGTCGGCGTCCCCGGCCGCCGCCTCCACCACGCGGAACGAGCCGGACATGCCGAGATGGGCGATGACGACGTCGTCATTGTCGAGTTCGATCAGAAGATATTTCGCGCGGCGCGACAGAGCGAGAATCCGCCGGTTCTCGATGCGGCGCGCGAAATCGGGCGGGAACGGAAAGCGCAGGTCCGCCCGGCGCACCTCCGCACGGGTGATCAGCGCACCCTCCATCACGGGCGCAAGGCCGCGACGGACCGTTTCGACCTCGGGCAGTTCGGGCATGGAACGTCCTTTTCCTCGGCGTGCCTCTCGGGAGCTTTTTCCAAGAGATAGCGTCGCCGGAGCGGATTCGCTATGGTTCGGCAAGATCCTGTTCTGGCAAGATCGGTGTTCTTGCAGGCGCTGTGGTCTGGCGGGATGGGCGCAAACGTCCTATGTGCCGGTTATCGTGATTTTGCCTGCATCTTGGTTTTGGCCTGTATCCGGGCTTTGGCCTGCATCCCGGCTTTAGGAATGGACGAGAGGTTGACGGTATGACGGACGAACGGGTTTCCGCCGAGGGCGGCATGGAGACGTCCTACGGTTTTCGCCGCGTGAACGAGGGCGAGAAGCAGGGCCTCGTCAACGACGTGTTCCACAAGGTCGCCAAGCGCTACGACATCATGAACGACGTGATGTCGATGGGCCTGCACCGGGCCTGGAAGGATGCGATGGTGGCCGCGCTCCACCCCCGCCGCAGCGCCGATTACAAGGTCCTCGACGTCGCCGGCGGCACGGGCGACATCGCCTTCCGCATCGTCGAGGCGTCGGACCGGCTGGCGCGGGCGACCGTGCTCGATATCAATGGCTCCATGCTCGGCGTCGGTGCCGAGCGTGCCCGCAGGAAGGGCCTGTCCGACAATCTCGAATTCATCGAGGCGAACGCGGAAAGCCTGCCGTTCGAGGATGGTCGTTTCGATGCGTATACGATCGCTTTCGGCATTCGCAACGTGCCGCGCATCGATGTCGCTCTGTCGGAAGCCTATCGCGTGCTGAAGCGCGGCGGCCGGCTGCTGGTGCTCGAATTCTCCGATGTCGAGATGCCGCTGCTCGACAAGGTCTATGACGCCTGGTCGTTCAACGCCATTCCGCGCTTCGGCAAGATGATAACCGGCGAGGCCGAACCCTATCAGTATCTGGTCGAATCCATCCGCAAGTTCCCGGACCAGAAGGATTTCGCCCGCATGATCGAGAAGGCCGGTTTCTCGCGCGTTACCTACACCAATTATACCGGCGGCATCGCGGCGCTGCATTCCGGATGGAAGATCTGAAACGCATGATCAGCCTCCTGTTCCCGCCGTGCCATGAGAGCGCCCGGCACCGATGAGCACGCCCGCCACTTACCTCCGCATCGTCAGGATCGGCTGGGTCCTCGTCCGCGAGGGCGTCGTTACGGCGATCCCGCCAGAGAACCTGCCGCCTTTCGCAAGGTTCGCCCAGAAGGTCGCAGGCCTTGTGGAGCGGCGTCGCGCCCAGTTCGAAGAGCGCAGCGACCGCCTGGCGCGGGCCATCGGCCGGCTCGGGCCGTCCTATGTCAAGATCGGGCAGTTCCTCGCCACTCGCCCGGACGTGGTGGGCGCGGAATTCGCCGCCGACCTCGCTTTTCTCCAGGATCGCATGTCGACTTTTCCGGTCACGGAGGCCTATGCCGCCGTCGAGGGGTCTCTCGGCCGGTCGGTCGCGGATCTCTACAGCCGCATCGAGGATCCGATCGCCGCCGCCTCCATCGCGCAGGTCCATCCGGGCTGGGTGATGCGCGACGGGCGGGAGGAAAAGGTCGCGATCAAGGTGATCCGGCCCGGCATCCGCCAGCGCTTCGCCCATGATCTCGAGGCCATGTACCTCGTCGCCCGCCTGCAGGAGCGCTTCCTGCCGCACACGCGGCGCCTGCGCCCGGTGGAGGTGACGAAGACGCTGGAGCAGACAACCAAGGTAGAGATGGACCTGCGGCTCGAAGCCGCAGCCTTGTCCGAAATCGCCGAGAACACGGCCAATGACGAAGGCTTTCGCGTGCCTCGCGTCGATTGGGAGCGCACGGGCCGCGACGTCGTCACCATGGAGTGGATCGACGGCACCCGCATGGCCGATGTCGAGGCCCTGCGCGCCGCCGGCCACGACCTCAACAAGCTGGCGGAAACGCTGATCCAGTCCTTCCTGCGCCACACGCTCCGGGATGGCTTCTTCCACGCCGACATGCATCAGGGCAATCTGCTGGTCGACCGGCAAGGCATGATCGTCGCCGTCGATTTCGGCATCGTCGGGCGGCTCGGCAAGAAGGAGCGGCGGTTTCTTGCCGAAATCCTCTTCGGCTTCATCACCCGCGACTATCGCCGCGTGGCGGACGTGCATTTCGAGGCGGGCTATGTGCCGTCGCATCACGATGTCGCGAGCTTCGCCCAGGCGATCCGCGCCATCGGCGAGCCGATCCACGGCCAGCCGGCCGAAACGATCTCCATGGCCAAGCTCCTGACGCTTCTCTTCGAGGTCACCGAACTCTTCGACATGGAAACGCGCCCCGAGCTGGTGATGCTCCAGAAGACGATGGTCGTCGTCGAGGGCGTGTCCCGCTCGCTCAACCCGCGCTTCAACATGTGGAAGGCTTCCGAACCCGTCGTCGGCGCCTGGATTCGCGACAATCTCGGCCCGAAACGCGTGGTGACCGACCTCAAGGACGGCCTGCATGCCGCTTTGCGCCTTGCGGAAGCCGCACCCGAGATCGTTGCCAAGACCGAACGCTTCTCGCGCGATCTGACCGAAATGGCCGAACACGGCCTGAAGTTCGATGCGCAGACAGCCGAGGCCATCGGTCGTGCCGAAGCGCGCCACACCCGCTCCGGCCGCGTCGCCCTCTGGGTGATCGCCGCGTTGCTCGCGATCATCGTCATCAAGATCCTCTGATCAGGGGCGATGTCCGGACAGGCGGGAAAACGCCGACATGACAGAGATGTAATCCGGCTCGACTTCATTTCACCGCAGTGAGAGCTTAACTGGAGAGTGAAGAAACCTTCCAGAGGACCGGCCTGAATGGCGGAAGCCTATCCCAAGATCGTTGAGCCCCGCGCGCCCGAAAGCCTGCCACAGGGCCAGCCGGAAAAGACAGCGAAGGCAAAGCCGCGTCGTCGCAAGGGCCGCGTGTTTCTGCTCGCAGGCCTTCTCGCGATCCTCGGCATTGGTGGCTGGTACGGGTGGAAGACCTATAACGCGGCCGGCGTCACGCAGGCCGTGGTGACCGAAGCCGTCGTGCGCGGCGATATCGAAAACAGCGTCACGGCGTCCGGGCTCCTCAGCCCCATCCGCGATGTGGATGTCGGCGCGCAGGTGTCGGGCCAGCTGAAAAGCCTGAAGGTCGATGTCGGCGACATGGTCACGCAGGGCCAGCTGATCGCCGAGATCGACAGCGCCTCCATCGAGACGCAGATCGAGATCGCCGAGGCCGAGCTTGCCAATCTCGATGCCCAGATGATCGACAAGAAGGCGCAGGTGGTGCTCGGCGCCGCCAATCTCACCCGCCAGCGCAGTCTCGTCGCCGGTAACAGCGCCGCCCAGTCCGCCCTTGACGAGGCGGTCGCAGCCCTTGCCACGGCCGAGGCCAATGTCGCCGCGCTCGAAGCGCAGGTGCGCAAGCAGCAGGCGACGCTCAAGGATGCCCGCATCAGCCTTGGCTATACCAAAATCTATGCGCCGCTCGCCGGCACCATCGTCGAGGTCGTCGCCAAGGAAGGCCAGACGCTGAACGCCAACCAGTCGGCGCCCACCATTGTCACGGTGGCGGATCTCGACACGATGACGGTCGAGGCCGAGGTCTCGGAAGCCGATATCGGCAAGCTCTCCATCGGCATGAAGGCCTATTTCACGCTGCTCGGCCAGCCGGGCGAGCGCTATGCCGGCACGCTCCGGCAGATCAAGCCGACACCTTCGACCGAGAACAATGTCGTTCTCTACTACGCGCTGTTCGACGTGCCCAACCCAGAACGCCGACTGATGATGAACATGACGGCGCAGGTTTTCTTCGTTCAGTCGCAGGCAAGCGACGTGCTGACCATCCCGGTCGCAGCCCTTCGCATGCGCGACGGCGGCAAGCGGGCCGAAGTGGCGGTCGTTACGGGCGATGGCCGACAGGAGATGCGCACGGTCGAGCCCGGCATCCGCAATAGGGTCCGCGTGGAGATCCGCAGCGGCCTGTCCGAAGGCGACAAGGTCGTGGTCGGCTCCGACACGGACGGTCGTGCCTCCAATGCCCAGCGCGCCTCCACCCGGACACGCGGCGGCCCGCCGGCGATGTTCTGAGGGCGCTTATGACCGTTGCCGTGACGCCCCTCATCTCGCTCAGGAACATCCGCAAGACCTTCATGACCGGCGACGTGCCGGTGGATGCCCTGCGCGGCGTCTCGCTCGACATCGCGCCGGGCGAATTCGTTGCCATCGTCGGCCAGTCCGGCTCCGGCAAGTCGACGCTGATGAACATTCTCGGCTGCCTCGACCAGCCGACCGGCGGCGCCTATCATCTGGATGGCGAGGACGTCGCGGGTTTTAATGCCGACCAGCTGGCCGAGCGCCGCCGCCAGATGTTCGGCTTCGTGTTCCAGAGCTACAATCTCGTGGCCACCTCCACGGCCCGCGAGAATGTCGAGATTCCCGCGATCTATGCCGGCGTCTCGGCGAAATTGCGCGAGGCGCGTTCGCGCGAGCTTCTGGAGGCCCTGCGGCTCGGCGACCGCATGGACCATCTGCCGAGCCAGCTTTCGGGCGGCCAGCAGCAGCGCGTCTCCATCGCCCGCGCCCTCATGAACGGCGGCCAGATCATTCTGGCCGACGAGCCGACGGGCGCGCTCGACAGCCAGAGCGGCAAGGACGTGATGGCGACGCTGCGGCGCATGAACGAGGACGGTCACACCGTCATCATCATCACCCATGCGCCGGATCTCGCCGAATCGGCCGACCGCGTCATCGAGATCCGTGACGGGCTGATCGTCGCGGACCGCCTGCCGCGCCGCATCACCCGGCCGGTTCGCCCCGCGCCGCGCGTCTTTGCGACGCAGGCCGGCAAGGCGGCCTTGTTTTCCGATGTGGCCGAAGCCGTGCGCATGTCGTTCCGGGCGCTCCGGGCGAATTTCTTCCGCACCGTGCTGACGCTTCTCGGCATCGTCATCGGCGTCAGTTCCGTCGTCGCCATGCTCGCCATCGGCACTGGCGCGCAGGATCAGGTGCTCAGCCGCATCGCCGCCATGGGCTCGGACCTGCTTGTCGTCCGGCCGAACATGGCGAACTTCCGCGGCGGGGAGGGCGGCAGCATCGTTTCGCTCGTGCCGGCGGATGCGGACGCGATCCTCGAACTGCCGAACATCTCCTTCGCCGTGCCGGAAATGTCGAGTTCGCTCACCGTGCGCGCCGGCAATCTGGATACACAGACGACGGTCAACGGCACGGTGCCGCAATTTCCCGAGGCCAAGACGTGGGGCCTTGCCGAAGGCGCCTTCATCGCGCCGGCCGACATGCAGAGTTATGCCGCCGTCGCCGTGCTCGGCAAGACGGTCGCCGATACGCTCTTTCCGGACGGCGCCGATCCGCTCGGTCAGTACATCCTCATCAAGAACATCCCCTTCCAGGTCATCGGCATCATGGCTGCCAAGGGCGCGACCGCCGGCGGAAACGATCAGGACGATACGGTGCTCGTACCGCTCTCGACCGGCAATCTGCGCCTCTTCGGGGTGCGCAACGTGCGCTCCATCACCGTGCAGGTGAAGGACGACAGCGCCATCAACATCACGCAGGACCAGATCCAGGCGCTGCTCGACGAGCGCCACCAGCGGCAGGATACCCAGATCGCCAACCTCGCCGCCATCCGCGAGACCTTCACCGAGACGTCGAATATTCTGAAGGTGTTTCTCGGCTCCATCGCGGCGATCTCGCTGCTGGTGGGCGGCATCGGCGTCATGAACATCATGCTGGTCAGCGTGACCGAGCGAACGCGCGAGATCGGCATCCGCATGGCGACGGGGGCACGAGGACGCGATATCCTCACCCAGTTCATCGTCGAGGCGCTGGTGGTCTCGGCGCTGGGCGGCCTCATCGGCGTCGGTCTCGGCCTGTCGATCGGGGCCATCGCGCAGGCTTTCGGCGTGCCTGTCAGCTTCTCCGCCGGGCCGGTCCTGCTGGCCTTCGCCAGCGCCTTCGTCACCGGTCTTGTGTTTGGCTACCTCCCGGCGCATAACGCGTCGCGCCTTCAGCCGGCCGTCGCTCTCTCGGCGCCGTAGGCGGCTTCTCAGAAAAATTCCGCCAGAATGGAACCGAACCGCGTTCCGATACTTACTCCGTGTCTGACCTCTTTTGTTGAATTTCCGGAACTCCTCTATGCACGACCGGTCGCGCCGAGCCTTCCTCCGCGAGAGCACTGCTGACGCCCATGCGGCGCTTGATGACATGATCGGCGCCTTCGACAGCCTATCTTCCTACAAGATCTATCTGCGTGGAATGAGCGCCTTTCGTATTCCCGTGGAAACGATGCTCGCCGGGCGGACCTGGCCAGACGATCTCTCCTGCTGGTCGGAACAGGCTTTTGGCGCGCTCATCCGGGCCGACCTTGCCGACCTTGGCATGCCCGCCGACGAGACGGTGCCGATGTCCACGGTCATGCCCGCGCTCGGTGCTGCACGGGAAGAGATGCTCGGCATGCTCTATGTTCTCGAAGGCTCGGCACTCGGCGCACGGCTTCTTTATCGCCGTGCCCAGGCGCTGGGGCTGCGGTCGGACTTCGGTGCACGGCATCTTGCGGCTCAGGCGGAAAAGAGCGACCGTTGGTCGCGCTTCCTGCATCTCCTGGAATCGGCCGACGCCATCGAGATCGATCGCGTCGCAAGCGCATCCAGAGCCACGTTCACGGTCGCGGAAACGGCCTTCCGGAGAGCTTCTCATGCTGAATGACCTCGCGACCGTCCAGAGCACGCTTCCGGCGAGCCGCATGATGAAGCCGGGCGAGACGATCGACCTGACGAATTGTGACCGTGAGCCGATCCATATTCCCGGCAGCATCCAGTCGCACGGATGCCTGCTTGCCTGCGACGCGCGTGCCGGCATGGTGCTGCGCCATTCCGCCAATGCGCCGGATGTTCTCGGTCTGGAGGGCGAGGTCAACGGGCAAGCGCTGGAAGCGCTGATCGGCTACGAGGCGACGCATACCTTGCGCAATGCCGTGGCGGCGCTGCGCGACGGCGGTCGCCCGGCGCTGCTGTCGGCGCTGACGCTTGCGAACGGCGCTTACGACGTTTCCATTCACCTCAACAAGGCAACTGTCATCATCGAGTTCGAGCCGGCGACGGACGGGCAGCCGTTGCAGCTGGCCCGCACGCTGATCGGGCGCATCACCGATATCGACGACGTCGATCAGCTGCTGCGCCAGTCCGCCCGCCTCATCCGCGGCATGCTCGGCTACGACCGGGTGATGATCTACGCGTTCGAGCAGGACGGCGCCGGCAAGGTGGTGACCGAAGCCAAGCGCGGCGACCTCGAAAGCTTTCTCGGGCAGTATTTCCCGGCCAGCGACATCCCCCAGCAGGCGCGCGCGCTCTACCTGCAAAACACCATCCGTATCATCGGCGATGCCAGCGGCGCGCGTATTCCGCTCGTTCCGGAAATCGACGTCTCCGGCGAAGCGCTCGACATGTCGCTTGCGCATCTGCGCAGCGTTTCGCCCATCCATTGCGAGTATCTGCGCAACATGGGCGTCGCCGCCTCCATGTCGATCTCCATCATCGTCGACGGCAAGCTCTGGGGTCTCATCGCCTGTCATCACTATCAGCCGCGAATCCTGCCCATGGCGCAGCGCGTGGCGGCCGAAATGTTCGGCGAGTTCTTTTCCCTCCATCTGCATGCGCTGAAGCAGAAGCAGAAGCTCGTCACCGCCAACCGCGCCCGGGCCTCGCTCGATCGCTTCCTGCGCATGGCCTCGCACCACGCCGACATGGGCGAGCTGCTGCGCGACCATCTCTCGCATTTCACCTCGCTCATGGCCTGCGACGGCATCGGGCTCTGGATGAACGGGACGTGGACGACCTTCGGGTCGGCGCCGCCGGCCAGCGCTGTGCCGGCGATCCTTAGGCTCATGGGATCCGTCGTCGCGGGCCAGGTCTGGGCGACGCATGCCATGGCGCAGCGTCTGCCGGAGGCTGAAAGCTTCCGCGAGCAGGCGGCGGGCGTGCTGGCCGTGCCGCTGACCCAGCTGCATCGCGACTATCTGTTCTTCTTCCGCAAGGAATTCGTGCAGACGCTGAACTGGGGCGGCGACCCCAACAAGTCCTATGAGAGCGGCCCCTTCGGCGAGCGCCTGACCCCGCGCAAGAGCTTTGCGATCTGGAAGGAAACCGTGCAGCTTCAGGCCCAGCCGTGGACAGAGGCGGATCGCGAGATCGCCGAGGTGACGCGTGGCGCTCTCGTGGAGATCGGCCTGCGCCACAGCGAGTTGATGGCCGAGGAGCGCAGCCGCGCCGACGTGCGCCAGCGCATGCTGAACGAGGAATTGAACCACCGGGTCAAGAACATCCTCGCTCTGATCAAGTCGCTCGTCAGCCAGCCGGTCGGCGACGGCCGCAGCCTCACCGAATACGTGACCTCCCTCAAGGGCCGTATCCAGGCGCTCTCCTTCGCCCATGACCAGGTGGTGCGCGGCGATGGCGGCGGCATGCTGTCCGATCTGCTCGACGCGGAGCTCAGCCCCTACCGCAACACCGCCAACGTCATCAGCCTTGCCGGACCGCCCGTGCTGCTCAACGCCCGTGCCTTCTCCGTCATGGCGCTGGTGCTGCACGAGCTGTCGACCAATGCCGCCAAATACGGCGCCCTGTCCCGGCCGGGCGGTGCGCTGTCGGTCAGCTGGCGCCTGACGCAAGCGGTGCCGCAATCGGTGTCGGGGGCCGGCGATTGCGAGATCGCATGGCGCGAAAGCGGCGGACCCACGGTCCTCCCGCCGACCCGCACCGGCTTCGGCAGCGCGCTGATCGATCGCAGCGTTCCCTACGATCTCGACGGACGCAGCGCCGTGACCTATGCCCCGGGCGGCGTCGAAGCGGATTTCGTCCTGCCGGCCAAGCATGTCTCGTTGTCGGATCAGGGCGAGGACCGGAGCATCGTGGCCGGGCCGGATGCGTCGGCCGCGGGGACCGATCTCGATCCGGAGCTCCGCGTGCTTCTGGTCGAAGACCAGATGCTGATCGCCATGGATGTCGAAGGCATGTTGTCCGATCACGGCATTCAGAAGGTGCTCACGGCGGCTTCGGCGGACGAGGCGCTGGCCAAGCTTGCCACCTTCAAGCCGGATGTGGCGATCCTCGACGTCAACCTTGGCACCGGCACCTCCATCGAAGTTGCAGCCGAGCTGACGCGCCGGGATATCCCGTTCCTGTTTGCCACCGGCTACGGCAATATGTCGCCTATCCCCAGCGGCTTTGCCGATGTGCCGGTGGTGCGCAAGCCCTACGAGCGCGAGGCGCTGGTGCAGACGATGAGCACCTTGCTGAAGGCGTAGACCGCTTTGCGGCATCGATCGGGGACGCACCGGGCGTGCCTTCCGGATCGTCGCCGCATGCGCTAGGGTCCGGCATCGATCAAGCCGTCGCGGTGGTTTCATGCCTGTATCCAAATCCCCCTCAGAGAATCTCTCCGGCAAGCGCATTCTCCTCATCATCTCCGGCGGCATCGCAGCCTATAAGAGCCTCGATCTGATCCGCCGGCTCAGGGAGCGTGGCGCAAGCGTCCGGCCGGTCATGACGGCGGGTGCGCAGGCCTTCATCACCCCGCTTGCCGTGGGTGCGCTGGCGGCCGACAAGGTCTTTACCGAGCTTTTCTCCCGCGAGGACGAGCAAGATGTCGGCCATATCCGGCTGGCACGCGAATGCGATCTCGTGCTCGTCGCGCCAGCGACGGCCAACATCATGGCGAAGATGGCGCAGGGGCTGACGGACGATCTCGCCTCCACCATTCTGCTGGCCACCGACCGGCCGGTGCTTCTGGCGCCGGCCATGAACCCGAAGATGTGGTCGCACCCCGCCACCCGCCGCAACCGCGCGACCCTTACGGGCGACGGTATCGGCTTCGTCGGCCCGGGTCTGGGCGAGATGGCGGAGAGCGGGGAGCGTGGGCAGGGCCGCATGGCCGAGCCGCTGGAGATCGTCGCAGCCGTCGAGGCGCGCCTTGCGGCATCGCAGCCGCAACGCCCGTCCGGCGGCCCGCTCGCCGGACGCCGCGCCATCGTTACCTCGGGTCCGACCCACGAGCCGATCGATCCCGTCCGCTACATCGCCAACCGGTCCTCGGGCCGGCAGGGCCATGCCATCGCGGCGGCGCTTGCCCGGCTCGGGGCAGAGGTCACGCTTGTCTCCGGCCCTGTGACGCTCGCCGATCCCAAGGGCGTCACGGTCGTCCATGTGCAGACGGCGGTGGAGATGCGGGATGCGGTGCTCGCCGCCTTGCCCGCCGATATCGCCGTCATGGTCGCCGCCGTCGCCGACTGGCGGGTTGCCGATGTCTCGGGGGGCAAGATCAAGAAGGCGCCGGGGGAGGCTCCGCCGCCGCTGCAACTGACGGAGAATCCCGATATCCTCAAGACCATCGGCCATCACGCGCAGCGCCCCAAGCTCGTCGTCGGCTTTGCCGCGGAAACGGACGATACGGTTGATAACGGCCGCTTGAAGCTCGCCCGCAAGGGCGCCGATTTCATCGTTGCGAACGATGTTTCCGCCGGTAGCGGCGTTGCAGGCGGCGTCATGGGGGGAACGCGCAACCGCGTCACCGTCATCGGTCGCGACAGCGAGGAAAGCTGGCCGGAACTCGACAAGGACATGGTCGCTGAAAAGCTCGCAGGCCTGATCGCCTCGAAACTGGATTAGCGGAGCGCCCGCTTCGCCTCGATCTCCGGGTCGAGGTGGAAGATCCGCATGTCGAGGCCGTTCTCGCCGATGACGACGGCCGTGCCGTCGGGGATTTCCACCCAGGCATCGTCGTCGTCGTTCAGCGGTTCGGACACGAGACAGTATCCGCCCTGCGGCCCCATCGGTGCCGCATAGAGCGTGGGCGCGAACCGGTCGGACGCATAGCGCACCGCATAGAGGTCGATCCCGTTGGAGAAGGCGGCGGTGAACCGGACCAGAACCTCGTGCTTCATATGCGCCGCCAGCCGCTCGACGAAAGACAGCGTCTCGGCCATCGCGCCCAGCGGGTCGCGGTCGAGGCCGAACTGCAAGGCCATGAGGAACAGCAGCTCGCTGTCGGTGGTGCCGGTGCGTGCGGTGTAGAGCGCGTCGTCGAGCATCGCCTCCATCGGCCGGCGCAGGTGCTCGAAGCCGCCGATCTGGCCATTGTGCATGAACGACCAGCGCCCATGGACGAAGGGGTGGCAATTGTCGCGGCGCGTGCCGCCGCCGGTCGCGGCCCGGACATGTGCGAGAAACAAAGGCGAGCGGATCTGGCGGGCGATGCTCTTCAGGTTGCAGTCCGACCAGGCCGGCAGGATGTCGCGGTAGCGTCCGGGCTCGGGATGGTCGCCGTACCAGGCGATGCCGAAACCGTCGCCGTTCGTGGCGGTCTTTGCCCGCGTGGCGCAGTGCGACTGCTCGATCAGGGAGTGCGCCGGCGAGGACACGAGGTCCTCCAGATAGATCGGCTCTCCGCGATAGGCTGCCCATCGGCACATGCTGCTGAAACTCCTTGCCGGATGTGTTGAGGCCGTATCGATCTGCTGCGCGAATCGTATGGGCCGATGTCGTTAACCATAAGCCCTGACGATCTTCAGGGGAAAGGTGGTAAAATTGCGTTAACATTCGCCTG
It encodes:
- a CDS encoding class II glutamine amidotransferase — translated: MCRWAAYRGEPIYLEDLVSSPAHSLIEQSHCATRAKTATNGDGFGIAWYGDHPEPGRYRDILPAWSDCNLKSIARQIRSPLFLAHVRAATGGGTRRDNCHPFVHGRWSFMHNGQIGGFEHLRRPMEAMLDDALYTARTGTTDSELLFLMALQFGLDRDPLGAMAETLSFVERLAAHMKHEVLVRFTAAFSNGIDLYAVRYASDRFAPTLYAAPMGPQGGYCLVSEPLNDDDDAWVEIPDGTAVVIGENGLDMRIFHLDPEIEAKRALR